The following proteins come from a genomic window of Gordonia westfalica:
- a CDS encoding histone-like nucleoid-structuring protein Lsr2, protein MAKKEIVQVIDDLDGKVLDQYETVRWSLDGKNYEFDTSSKHAQQFRDSLSKYLDISRQTGRVAKRATATTAAAGGGRNKETTKAIREWAIREGYELSDRGRIPQSIIEAFEAAH, encoded by the coding sequence ATGGCGAAGAAGGAAATCGTTCAGGTCATCGACGATCTCGACGGCAAGGTTTTGGATCAGTACGAAACTGTTCGATGGTCACTCGACGGCAAGAATTACGAGTTCGACACTTCGTCGAAGCACGCTCAGCAATTCCGTGATTCGCTCTCGAAGTACCTCGACATCTCGCGCCAGACCGGCCGGGTCGCCAAGCGCGCGACGGCCACCACCGCTGCTGCCGGCGGCGGGCGCAACAAGGAGACCACCAAGGCGATCCGCGAATGGGCCATCCGCGAGGGCTACGAACTCAGCGACCGCGGCCGCATCCCGCAGAGCATCATCGAGGCCTTCGAGGCCGCTCACTGA
- a CDS encoding N-acetylmuramoyl-L-alanine amidase — MFQKMMKKRTMTTALAVAAVASTVMASNLVVAPAQAAPARGTALAGKTVFLDPGHQASAAGRNLAAQVPDGRGGKKNCQTTGATGVNGAKEHTVNWQITQLVKAGLESQGARVVLSRPDDTGWGGCVDERAAAASRSGAAVAVSLHADSTSRGADGAKKGFHMIVPSLPIPDATVNRVQSGEGRKASSIMRDSFLAAGFPSANYAGVNNGIQTRPDIAAVNLTKVPAVFIEMGNLSNPAEAAALAGRDGQLKYAMAITDGILKYVNGNAATGAAPAPSVPLADDASGLSVVIPFVQQLLATEEPEAVVQLLATQGQDVSAQVLKAMLTILYGLFDGKLPIG; from the coding sequence ATGTTCCAGAAGATGATGAAGAAGCGCACGATGACGACCGCTCTCGCCGTGGCCGCGGTGGCGTCGACCGTGATGGCGTCGAACCTGGTGGTGGCGCCGGCCCAGGCCGCGCCGGCCCGCGGGACCGCGTTGGCGGGAAAGACGGTCTTCCTGGACCCGGGACACCAGGCGAGCGCGGCCGGCCGCAACCTCGCCGCGCAGGTGCCCGACGGACGCGGCGGCAAGAAGAACTGCCAGACCACCGGCGCGACCGGGGTGAACGGTGCCAAGGAGCACACCGTGAACTGGCAGATCACCCAGCTGGTGAAGGCCGGCCTGGAGAGCCAGGGCGCCCGCGTCGTGCTCAGCCGGCCCGACGACACGGGCTGGGGCGGCTGCGTGGACGAACGCGCCGCCGCGGCGAGCCGGTCCGGCGCAGCGGTGGCGGTGAGCCTCCATGCCGATTCGACGAGTCGCGGGGCGGACGGCGCCAAGAAGGGCTTCCACATGATCGTGCCGTCGTTGCCGATCCCGGACGCCACGGTGAACCGCGTGCAGTCGGGTGAGGGCCGCAAGGCGTCGTCGATCATGCGCGACTCCTTCCTCGCGGCCGGCTTCCCGTCGGCCAACTACGCGGGCGTGAACAACGGCATCCAGACGCGTCCGGACATCGCGGCGGTCAACCTGACCAAGGTGCCCGCCGTCTTCATCGAGATGGGCAACCTCTCCAATCCCGCCGAGGCAGCCGCGCTGGCCGGACGCGACGGGCAGCTGAAGTACGCGATGGCCATCACCGACGGCATCCTGAAGTACGTCAACGGCAATGCGGCGACGGGCGCCGCACCCGCGCCTTCGGTGCCGCTGGCCGACGACGCGAGCGGTCTGTCCGTGGTGATCCCGTTCGTCCAGCAGCTCCTCGCCACCGAGGAACCCGAGGCCGTCGTGCAGTTGCTGGCCACCCAGGGTCAGGACGTGTCGGCGCAGGTCCTCAAGGCGATGCTGACGATCCTGTACGGACTGTTCGACGGGAAGCTGCCGATCGGCTGA
- a CDS encoding DNA recombination protein RmuC, with protein MIAAALSLVFGVLLGIALGWWAHAARSAGVVAAARAEVEMLREGRSEVASSLSWATEDAARRQSTAIGGQVQHIVEPLRATLAQLSDELRRVESNRIGAYAGLTEQVRGIHAASVALNDQTRQLANALHSSHSRGRWGEVQLERVVELAGMTKHCDFSTQVSLPDKTKDGATVRPDLVVHLAGGRDIVVDAKVPLDAYLRAAESTDAAARDRLIGEHARALRGHIARLSAKAYWTAFENTPEMVVLFLPADAVLEAAVRTDPDVLEYGFARNVVIATPTTLIALLRTVALGWRHDAMARDAAVIHALGMELHQRLAGVLGHLGTLGTSLQRTVDAYNSTIGSVESRLGVTARRLAELDALGEVSEPPRPRVIHDTCRSAGSVAAPATTSAAASTPRSGGGAISADEPVP; from the coding sequence ATGATCGCAGCAGCCCTGTCACTCGTGTTCGGCGTCCTGCTCGGCATCGCGCTGGGGTGGTGGGCGCATGCCGCGCGCAGCGCCGGGGTGGTCGCCGCTGCCCGCGCCGAGGTCGAGATGCTGCGCGAGGGCCGCAGTGAGGTGGCGTCGTCGTTGTCGTGGGCCACCGAGGATGCGGCACGACGCCAGTCCACCGCCATCGGTGGCCAGGTACAGCACATCGTGGAGCCGCTGCGCGCCACGCTCGCCCAGCTCTCCGACGAACTGCGCCGGGTGGAGTCCAATCGGATCGGCGCCTATGCGGGGCTCACCGAGCAGGTCCGCGGCATCCACGCGGCGTCCGTTGCGCTCAACGACCAGACCCGGCAGCTCGCGAACGCCCTGCACAGCTCCCATTCGCGCGGCCGCTGGGGCGAGGTGCAGCTCGAACGCGTCGTCGAGCTCGCCGGGATGACCAAACACTGCGATTTCAGTACTCAGGTGTCGCTGCCGGACAAGACGAAGGACGGCGCGACGGTCCGGCCCGACCTGGTTGTCCACCTCGCGGGCGGACGGGACATCGTCGTCGACGCCAAGGTCCCGCTCGACGCCTACCTGCGTGCCGCGGAGTCCACCGACGCCGCTGCCCGTGATCGCCTCATCGGCGAACACGCCCGGGCACTGCGCGGACACATCGCGCGACTCTCCGCGAAGGCCTACTGGACGGCCTTCGAGAACACGCCGGAGATGGTGGTGCTGTTCCTGCCGGCCGACGCGGTCCTCGAGGCCGCCGTGCGCACCGACCCCGACGTGCTCGAGTACGGCTTCGCCCGCAATGTGGTGATCGCCACCCCGACGACCCTCATCGCGCTGCTGCGGACCGTGGCCCTCGGCTGGCGTCACGACGCGATGGCCCGCGACGCCGCGGTCATCCACGCACTCGGCATGGAACTCCACCAGCGTCTCGCCGGTGTCCTCGGTCATCTCGGGACACTCGGCACATCACTGCAGCGCACCGTCGATGCCTACAACTCGACGATCGGGTCGGTCGAGAGCCGTTTGGGTGTCACCGCGCGCCGCCTGGCCGAACTCGACGCGTTGGGCGAGGTGAGCGAACCCCCACGGCCCCGGGTGATCCACGACACTTGCCGGTCGGCGGGATCTGTGGCGGCACCTGCGACTACATCGGCGGCCGCCTCCACGCCACGGTCCGGGGGTGGAGCGATTTCCGCCGATGAACCGGTACCGTGA
- a CDS encoding DNA-3-methyladenine glycosylase 2 family protein: MTTASVEPAVPGSAPDFDRCYRAVKARDARFDGQFFVTVRTTGIYCRPSCPAQTPRPQNVAFVLTAAAAQQQGYRACRRCAPDAVPGSPLWNVSADMSARAMRLIADGVVEREGVAGLAARLKYSPRHLNRVLTDHLGAGPLALARAHRATNARVLIQCTSLPMSDVAFAAGFSSIRQFNDTIRAVFGLTPTELRRLRSRRSRPPADEPSAPGSVTLRLPFRAPYRWQWMRWFLSAHAAAGVETIIDDPDAPLGWRFRRVIALPHGPAVVEIEPHDDNVGVALSHLDMRDLGAAVNRLRRLLDLDADITAAEETLADDPTLRTLIGTAPGLRVPGTLDADETIFRTMLGQQVSLAAARHQIDRLVDALGEPLHDSDPTDRDHVPKAFPTAAAIAAGGRDVLRGPRRRIDAVIGVAEAIADGRVEPHVGVDASDLRAQLIELPGIGPWTADIVTMRVTGDPDVLLANDLVVAKAAADLGLDLRDTHHWAPWRSYATMHLWRHRLAGAGEDV, from the coding sequence GTGACCACCGCATCCGTCGAACCGGCCGTCCCGGGCTCGGCTCCGGACTTCGATCGCTGCTACCGCGCCGTCAAGGCACGGGATGCACGCTTCGACGGCCAGTTCTTCGTCACCGTCCGGACCACCGGGATCTACTGCCGGCCGTCCTGCCCCGCACAGACCCCGCGGCCACAGAATGTCGCGTTCGTGCTGACCGCGGCCGCGGCCCAGCAGCAGGGCTACCGGGCCTGCCGGCGATGCGCACCCGACGCCGTCCCCGGATCACCGCTGTGGAACGTCAGCGCCGACATGTCGGCCCGCGCGATGCGCCTCATCGCCGACGGGGTCGTGGAACGAGAGGGTGTCGCCGGCCTCGCCGCACGGCTGAAGTATTCACCCAGGCATCTCAACCGCGTCCTCACCGACCACCTGGGTGCCGGTCCGCTCGCCCTCGCCCGCGCACACCGCGCGACCAACGCCCGGGTGCTCATCCAGTGCACCTCGTTGCCGATGTCCGACGTCGCCTTCGCCGCCGGCTTCTCCAGCATCCGGCAGTTCAACGACACCATCCGCGCAGTCTTCGGGCTCACCCCGACCGAGCTCAGAAGACTCCGCAGCCGCCGCTCCCGACCGCCCGCCGACGAGCCGTCGGCCCCGGGCAGTGTCACCCTGCGCCTGCCGTTCCGCGCGCCCTACCGCTGGCAGTGGATGCGATGGTTCCTGTCGGCGCACGCGGCGGCGGGGGTCGAGACGATCATCGACGATCCCGACGCGCCACTGGGCTGGCGGTTCCGGCGCGTCATCGCCCTTCCACACGGACCCGCGGTCGTCGAGATCGAACCCCACGACGACAACGTCGGCGTCGCCCTCTCCCATCTGGACATGCGCGACCTCGGCGCCGCGGTCAACCGGCTGCGCCGGCTCCTCGACCTCGACGCCGACATCACCGCCGCCGAGGAGACCCTCGCCGACGACCCGACGCTGCGCACCCTCATCGGCACCGCACCCGGATTGCGCGTGCCCGGCACTCTCGACGCCGACGAGACGATCTTCCGCACCATGCTCGGCCAGCAGGTCAGTCTCGCGGCCGCCCGGCATCAGATCGACCGGCTCGTCGATGCGCTCGGCGAACCGCTGCACGACTCGGACCCCACCGACCGCGACCACGTCCCGAAGGCATTTCCGACCGCGGCCGCCATCGCCGCCGGTGGACGAGATGTCCTGCGCGGACCGCGTCGTCGGATCGACGCCGTCATCGGGGTCGCCGAGGCCATCGCCGACGGCCGGGTGGAACCGCATGTGGGGGTCGATGCGTCTGATCTACGTGCGCAACTGATCGAGTTGCCCGGCATCGGCCCCTGGACCGCCGACATCGTCACCATGCGCGTGACCGGCGATCCCGACGTCCTGCTCGCGAACGACCTGGTCGTCGCCAAGGCCGCCGCCGACCTGGGACTGGACCTGCGCGACACACATCACTGGGCACCGTGGCGCTCGTACGCGACGATGCACCTGTGGCGACACCGCCTCGCCGGCGCCGGCGAAGACGTATGA
- a CDS encoding SDR family oxidoreductase, translated as MGIRDLLVMDTPVPSLHGRKVLITGAASGIGRATAEAAAAQGAELVLTDLHADQLDEVVAGILRADGTVLYHVAGDVSDYDWVAGFARQVDAEVGVMDVVMNVAGISAWGTVENLEHKHWRSLVDVNLMGPIHIIECFVPQMVRRGSGGHIVNVSSAAGLLALPWHAAYSASKFGIRGVSEVLRFDLRRHGIGVSLVCPGGVDTPLVDTVEIVGVDRDDPRVKAAINNFHKVAVSPETAAAAILKGIRKNRFMVYTSFDIRFGYWWARKFALPYEIVMRVANDRFDKLARISGSSLEARARDHHSAQ; from the coding sequence ATGGGCATTCGAGATCTCCTGGTGATGGACACACCCGTGCCGTCGCTGCACGGACGCAAGGTGCTGATCACCGGCGCGGCGAGCGGGATCGGGCGGGCGACCGCCGAGGCGGCCGCCGCCCAGGGGGCCGAACTCGTGCTCACCGACCTACATGCCGATCAGCTCGACGAGGTCGTCGCCGGGATCCTCCGGGCCGACGGCACGGTGCTGTACCACGTTGCCGGCGACGTCTCCGACTACGACTGGGTGGCCGGCTTCGCGCGGCAGGTCGACGCCGAGGTCGGCGTGATGGACGTCGTGATGAACGTCGCCGGGATCTCAGCGTGGGGCACGGTGGAGAACCTCGAGCACAAGCATTGGCGGTCACTGGTCGACGTCAACCTGATGGGCCCGATCCATATCATCGAATGCTTTGTGCCGCAGATGGTCCGCCGGGGGAGTGGCGGACACATCGTGAACGTGTCCTCGGCCGCGGGGCTGCTCGCCCTGCCCTGGCACGCCGCGTACAGCGCCAGCAAGTTCGGGATCCGCGGCGTCTCGGAGGTCTTGCGATTCGACCTGCGACGGCACGGTATCGGGGTGTCGCTGGTGTGCCCGGGCGGCGTGGACACCCCGCTCGTCGACACCGTCGAGATCGTCGGCGTCGATCGCGACGATCCGCGAGTCAAGGCCGCCATCAACAACTTCCACAAGGTCGCGGTGTCTCCGGAGACCGCCGCCGCGGCGATCCTCAAGGGAATCCGCAAGAACCGCTTCATGGTCTACACCTCCTTCGACATCCGTTTCGGCTACTGGTGGGCGCGGAAATTCGCCCTGCCCTACGAGATCGTGATGCGGGTGGCCAACGACCGTTTCGACAAGCTCGCGCGGATCAGCGGCAGCTCGCTCGAGGCGCGGGCGCGCGACCACCATTCCGCGCAGTGA
- a CDS encoding DUF6542 domain-containing protein gives MPSPQRLQTAVPLDQQSVMPAVRGVPWWGAVLLATGITALGAAIDAGSNDSLGGIYKFCYLVGCVVAALAVRRRALFTAAAQPPLIAFFVGIVTLYGLNSEQASSGLKSLIFKVLLPIAADFPWMLTVFLVTLALVLVRWFLTRGEEDQNSGGRTKPTGTRSASTSRASRDKAARAKTGEPTERATTHRRAKSSAAQTGAGQTSKSPTSRSRPQRSRPSSATERPSTSASARTATVERTTAQRTPAATRPTVADLAAPDLTPSDAPLSGQADAPRTEPAPSGFQAYESVTDAGPAGVADTRS, from the coding sequence GTGCCTTCCCCGCAACGTCTACAGACCGCGGTACCACTGGACCAGCAGTCCGTGATGCCCGCGGTCCGCGGTGTGCCGTGGTGGGGTGCCGTTCTCCTGGCAACCGGGATCACGGCCCTCGGAGCGGCGATCGATGCCGGCAGCAATGACTCGCTCGGCGGGATCTACAAGTTCTGCTATCTCGTCGGCTGCGTCGTCGCCGCCCTCGCAGTCCGTCGCCGCGCATTGTTCACCGCCGCCGCGCAGCCCCCGCTGATCGCGTTCTTCGTCGGCATCGTCACGCTGTACGGACTCAACTCCGAGCAGGCGTCGTCCGGCCTGAAGAGCCTGATCTTCAAGGTGCTGCTGCCGATCGCCGCCGATTTCCCCTGGATGCTGACGGTTTTCCTGGTCACGCTGGCGCTGGTTCTCGTGCGGTGGTTCCTGACCCGCGGCGAGGAGGACCAGAACTCCGGTGGCCGCACAAAGCCCACCGGCACCCGGAGCGCGTCGACGAGCCGGGCAAGCCGCGACAAGGCCGCTCGCGCGAAGACCGGGGAGCCGACCGAGCGCGCGACGACACATCGTCGAGCCAAGAGCAGCGCGGCCCAGACCGGCGCCGGGCAGACGAGCAAGTCGCCGACGAGCCGGTCGCGCCCCCAGCGGTCCCGTCCCAGCTCTGCGACGGAGCGCCCGTCCACGTCTGCGTCCGCGCGTACGGCGACCGTGGAACGGACCACCGCCCAGCGCACCCCGGCCGCGACGCGACCGACGGTCGCGGATCTCGCCGCGCCCGACCTCACCCCGTCCGACGCCCCGCTCTCGGGTCAGGCGGACGCTCCGCGCACCGAGCCCGCGCCGTCGGGCTTCCAGGCCTACGAGTCGGTCACGGACGCCGGCCCGGCGGGCGTCGCCGACACCCGTTCCTGA
- a CDS encoding CobW family GTP-binding protein, translating into MPGLNASRSARPPVPVIVVAGFLGSGKTTLLNHLLRSAGAGGTRLGVLVNDFGSVNIDALLVSAQADGAVSLSNGCMCCTVDADGLADALTSLVRPSARIDAIVIEASGIAEPKSLIRMVTAVPDPRLRYGGLVYVVDAAHIGALREEHPEVDAHIAIADLILVNKADLISDEELRIVEGVVAQLNPTAAAMVTQDARIDPALLFDIDESAAADEPRSGQLTLDELLLEDRDHSDHEHLHAGYEAVTFSSDEPLDPRRLARFLERPPSGCFRIKGIVHFDLPRYRQKFVVHGVGGFVRVHRESWEAQAPSTELVAIGRGLDPDAVTAELRAAIARPEDAADEHGILSVLRHVPA; encoded by the coding sequence ATGCCTGGCCTGAACGCGTCCCGATCGGCTCGGCCGCCGGTTCCGGTGATCGTCGTCGCCGGGTTCCTCGGGTCGGGCAAGACCACGCTGCTCAATCATCTGCTCCGCAGCGCGGGAGCCGGCGGGACGAGACTGGGTGTACTGGTCAACGACTTCGGATCGGTCAACATCGACGCGCTGCTGGTCTCCGCCCAGGCCGACGGTGCGGTGAGCCTGAGCAACGGGTGCATGTGCTGCACGGTCGACGCCGACGGTCTCGCCGACGCGTTGACCTCCCTGGTCCGGCCGAGCGCGCGGATCGACGCGATCGTCATCGAGGCCAGCGGCATCGCCGAACCGAAGTCGCTCATCCGGATGGTCACGGCCGTACCGGACCCCCGCCTCCGCTACGGCGGTCTGGTCTACGTCGTCGACGCCGCGCACATCGGCGCGCTCCGTGAGGAACACCCAGAGGTCGACGCGCACATCGCGATTGCCGATCTCATCCTGGTCAACAAGGCCGACCTGATCTCCGACGAGGAGCTGCGGATCGTCGAAGGGGTTGTCGCGCAGCTGAATCCGACCGCCGCGGCGATGGTGACGCAGGACGCCCGGATCGACCCCGCGCTCCTGTTCGACATCGACGAGTCCGCCGCCGCCGACGAACCTCGAAGTGGCCAGCTCACCCTCGACGAACTGCTTCTCGAAGATCGCGACCACTCCGATCACGAACACCTGCACGCCGGATACGAGGCCGTCACCTTCTCCAGTGACGAACCGCTCGACCCGCGTCGACTCGCACGGTTCCTCGAACGCCCACCGAGCGGCTGTTTCCGGATCAAGGGCATCGTGCACTTCGATCTGCCGCGGTATCGCCAGAAGTTCGTCGTCCACGGTGTCGGCGGTTTCGTCCGGGTGCACCGCGAGTCGTGGGAGGCGCAGGCCCCGTCGACCGAACTCGTCGCGATCGGTCGCGGCCTCGACCCGGACGCCGTGACCGCCGAACTCCGGGCCGCTATCGCGCGTCCGGAGGATGCGGCGGACGAACACGGCATCCTCAGCGTCCTACGTCACGTGCCTGCCTGA
- a CDS encoding rhodanese-related sulfurtransferase, whose product MSTPKIVLFYVFVPLPDPEAIRLWQLSVCESLGLRGRIIVSRHGINSTVGGDIAAVKRYVRATRSYAGFADADIKWSDGTGDDFPRLNVKVRPEIVTFGVPDEIVVDENGVVGGGTRLSPEEIHQLVDERGDEVVFFDGRNEIEAQVGRFDGAVVTKAQTTRDFIPLIESGAYDHLKDRPVVTYCTGGVRCEVLSTVMRNRGFNEVYQLDGGIVRYGERYRDKGLWRGSLYVFDSRMSTEFSDHAEVLGECVECGGSTNNVANHPDREGRDLAVICPACLA is encoded by the coding sequence GTGTCGACCCCCAAGATCGTTCTGTTCTACGTCTTCGTCCCGCTGCCCGATCCGGAAGCCATTCGGTTGTGGCAGCTGTCGGTGTGCGAGTCGCTCGGGTTGCGGGGCAGGATCATCGTGTCACGACACGGAATCAACAGCACCGTCGGTGGCGACATCGCCGCGGTCAAACGCTACGTCAGGGCAACCCGTTCATATGCCGGGTTCGCCGACGCGGACATCAAATGGTCCGACGGCACCGGCGACGATTTCCCGCGCCTGAACGTGAAGGTGCGGCCGGAGATCGTGACCTTCGGTGTTCCCGACGAGATCGTCGTCGACGAGAACGGCGTGGTCGGCGGGGGTACCCGGCTGTCGCCGGAGGAGATTCACCAGCTGGTCGACGAGCGCGGTGACGAGGTCGTCTTCTTCGACGGCCGGAACGAGATAGAGGCGCAGGTCGGCCGGTTCGACGGGGCGGTCGTCACCAAGGCGCAGACCACTCGCGACTTCATCCCGCTGATCGAGAGCGGGGCCTATGACCACCTCAAAGATCGTCCGGTGGTCACCTACTGCACCGGGGGCGTCCGCTGCGAGGTCCTGAGCACGGTGATGCGCAACAGAGGATTCAACGAGGTCTATCAACTCGACGGCGGCATCGTGCGATATGGCGAGCGCTACCGCGACAAAGGTCTCTGGCGGGGTTCGCTCTACGTCTTCGACAGTCGGATGAGCACGGAGTTCTCCGATCATGCCGAGGTGCTCGGGGAATGCGTCGAATGCGGGGGATCGACCAACAACGTCGCAAACCATCCCGACCGCGAGGGCCGGGACCTCGCCGTAATCTGCCCGGCATGCCTGGCCTGA
- a CDS encoding nucleosidase: protein MSGSVLIVSATRAEAQHVPAGSRVLVTGIGKVRATLALSRELAAGAPVRQVINIGTAGALRDGVVGPGRDLFIPSAVLEHDISSAELRAMGYEMTDRWELPDGDGTVLASGDTFVADPVRRAELARHADLVDMEGCAVAHVSAQFGIACRLVKAVTDNADEGAMEWPDLVDAAARKLGHWIELNVG, encoded by the coding sequence GTGTCCGGGAGTGTCCTGATCGTGTCGGCGACCCGAGCGGAGGCGCAGCATGTGCCCGCGGGTTCGCGGGTGCTCGTCACCGGGATCGGCAAGGTCCGGGCGACGTTGGCGTTGAGTCGCGAGCTCGCCGCCGGCGCACCGGTCCGTCAGGTGATCAACATCGGCACCGCGGGGGCGCTGCGCGACGGCGTCGTCGGTCCCGGCCGCGATCTGTTCATCCCCTCGGCGGTGCTCGAGCACGACATCAGCAGTGCCGAACTCCGGGCCATGGGCTACGAGATGACCGACCGCTGGGAACTCCCGGACGGCGACGGCACCGTGCTGGCCTCGGGGGACACCTTCGTCGCCGACCCGGTCCGGCGGGCCGAGCTGGCACGCCACGCGGACCTCGTCGACATGGAGGGATGCGCGGTCGCCCATGTGAGCGCGCAGTTCGGCATCGCGTGCCGGCTGGTCAAGGCGGTCACCGACAACGCCGACGAGGGTGCGATGGAATGGCCCGATCTGGTCGACGCCGCGGCCCGCAAGCTGGGGCACTGGATCGAACTCAACGTCGGCTGA
- a CDS encoding methylated-DNA--[protein]-cysteine S-methyltransferase has protein sequence MSAPSPAVSDGTIDTTTTTAAGTGGYATLDTPNGPFTVIADDVERVLASGWTEDPAYLSALIHRSLRPESLQRSEALGRLTDAVAAYYAGEVDAPARVEVVQLSGGTFLNKAWDALRLVDPGRPVTYTEFAERAGEPAAVRAAATACARNAAALFVPCHRVKRSDGSLGGFRYGLETKKWLLDFEAPAEE, from the coding sequence ATGTCCGCACCGTCCCCCGCCGTCTCCGACGGCACGATCGACACCACCACCACCACCGCCGCCGGCACCGGTGGTTACGCCACCCTGGACACACCCAACGGTCCGTTCACCGTGATCGCCGACGACGTCGAGCGCGTCCTCGCCTCCGGGTGGACCGAAGACCCCGCCTACCTCTCCGCGCTCATCCACCGATCGTTGCGCCCGGAATCCCTGCAGCGTTCCGAAGCGCTCGGGAGACTCACCGACGCGGTGGCGGCGTACTACGCGGGCGAGGTCGATGCACCGGCCCGGGTCGAGGTGGTCCAGCTCTCCGGCGGCACCTTCCTGAACAAGGCCTGGGACGCTCTGCGTCTCGTCGATCCCGGCCGGCCGGTCACCTACACCGAGTTCGCCGAGCGCGCCGGGGAACCGGCAGCCGTCCGGGCCGCGGCGACCGCCTGCGCACGCAACGCGGCGGCGCTCTTCGTGCCGTGTCACCGCGTGAAGCGCAGCGACGGATCGCTGGGCGGCTTCCGCTACGGACTCGAGACCAAGAAGTGGCTGCTCGACTTCGAGGCTCCCGCCGAGGAGTGA
- a CDS encoding fructosamine kinase family protein: MTRVFRKTMRGSGPPGGHPDFFAAEAAGLRWLADSGAPVAQVLAVSEDAIELENLDTTRPDREAARAFGAALARMHDAGAPHFGSPPAGFDGQLFIGRRTLSSVEYDSWGEFYARERVEPYLRPAREAGNLTAADSDAVRVACELIASGAFDDDEPPARIHGDLWNGNVLWTSSGVVMIDPAAHGGHRETDLAMLALFGCPLLDDIIDGYQQTHPLVPGRQDRIAVHQLHPLAVHAAGHGPGYGTALGRAARASSALARG; this comes from the coding sequence GTGACCCGCGTCTTCCGTAAGACGATGCGGGGCAGCGGACCGCCGGGCGGCCATCCGGACTTCTTCGCAGCCGAGGCCGCAGGCCTCCGCTGGCTCGCCGATTCCGGTGCGCCGGTCGCACAGGTGCTCGCTGTGAGCGAGGATGCCATCGAGCTCGAGAACCTCGACACGACGCGTCCCGACCGCGAGGCCGCTCGAGCCTTCGGCGCAGCGCTGGCGAGGATGCACGACGCGGGTGCCCCGCACTTCGGATCGCCACCCGCCGGTTTCGACGGGCAGTTGTTCATCGGGCGGCGGACCCTCAGTTCCGTCGAGTACGACTCGTGGGGCGAGTTCTATGCCCGGGAACGCGTCGAACCGTATCTGCGTCCGGCTCGTGAGGCCGGCAATCTGACCGCTGCGGATTCCGACGCCGTCCGCGTCGCCTGTGAGCTGATCGCGAGCGGTGCGTTCGACGACGACGAACCGCCGGCCCGCATCCACGGCGATCTGTGGAACGGCAACGTGCTGTGGACCTCGTCGGGCGTCGTGATGATCGATCCGGCGGCGCACGGAGGCCACCGGGAGACCGACCTCGCGATGCTCGCGTTGTTCGGCTGTCCGCTGCTCGACGACATCATCGACGGCTATCAGCAGACGCATCCGTTGGTTCCGGGTCGCCAGGACAGGATCGCGGTCCATCAGCTGCACCCGCTCGCGGTACACGCCGCCGGGCACGGGCCGGGCTACGGCACGGCGCTGGGTCGAGCCGCTCGGGCGTCCTCGGCGCTCGCGCGTGGATGA